The DNA region CAGCCCCCGCCAGCACCGCAGCGCCCGAAAAGACTGATCCACTCGAAGTGGCATCGCTGCCAGCCAAGGCGGCCCCCATTCCCATGCCGCTGTCCATGCGCCCCAAGGCCCCAGTGCAAACCAAGGTCGCTGTGGCACCGAGCCGCGATCCGATTGTTATCCCGCCCTCAGTGGCGGCGCCGACCGTCACGGCAGCCGATCTTGAGGATTGGGAATCGGGTCCCCTGTCGGAGTTCCTGGCGCGCCGTGGGCAGCAGGGCGACCGCGTCGACGCTGGCTATGAGCCGGATGGCTTCTTCCTCGACGAAGCCCCGCAGCCGCGCCGCGTGCAGCGGGATCGTGTCATCGGGCCGGTCGACGAGTTTTTCTTCCCCTTCATGGATTAACGCCTATCGCCTATGCGCCTCGCGCGGTGGACCTGGGCCCGCCTGGGCGATAGAGTGGCGCCATCGCGCTGGCGTCGGGCACGTCTCGTGGTATCGGTTCAGGTGGGAAGCCCATGCCAAAAGACACTCATGACATGTGGCGCCGGCTCGGCGATTTTGTTGGCTCGTTCACTCGGCGTACGGGTTTGGCCGGTTCGCTCGCCGACGCCCTTGACCCCGACACCTGGCTTCCCGGCGGTCGTGATGCGGCATTCACGCTAGCGCTGATCGCCCTGGCTGCCAAGATGGCCGTTGCGGACGGCGCAGTTACCGCCTCGGAAGAGCGGGCGTTCAATGCCACTGTGGAGATCGCGCATGGCCATGAGGAGCAGGTCGAGCGGCTCTTCAACCTCGCCAAGCAGGACGTTGCAGGGTACGACGCCTATGCCCGTAAGATCGCCCGCTTCTTCGCCGACAGCCCGGCCACACTTGAGCATGTGCTGGATAGCCTTTTCTATATCGCGACAGCCGACGGGCTCGTGCATGAAGCCGAGCTGGATTATGTCCGATCCGTCAGTGACATCTTCGGCTTCGATGAGGCGCGCTTCGAGCAGTTGGCCAGCCAGCATGTGCAACTGGAAGCCGGTGTCGACCCCTATGCGGTGCTTGGGCTCTCCCATGACGCCGATGCTGCCGAGATCAAGCGCGTCTATCGCGTGCTCGTCGCCGAGCATCATCCTGATCGTCTCATAGCAAAGGGTGTGCCCGAGGATCTGATCGACGTCGCCACGGATCGGATGAAGGCCATCAATCTGGCCTATCAAGCGCTGACCAAACCGAACTCCCCACCATTATTGACGGCTGACACGTCCAGCGCTTGACGGGGCAGGGGTGGGCTCTCTACATCAGCCGAGCCAGTTGACCGGGTGGCCGCTGGCGGTATGGGTAACCTGCCGCTGGAGGAAAGTCCGGGCTCCTTCGAAACACGGTGCCGGGTAACGCCCGGCGGGGGCGACCCCAGGGAAAGTGCCACAGAAAGCAAACCGCCTCGCTTCGGCGCGGCAAGGGTGAAAGGGTGCGGTAAGAGCGCACCGGGCGACCAGCAATGGAAGCCGCACGGTAAACCCCACCGGGAGCAAGACCAAATAGGGATGACGCGGAGCTTTATGCTCCAGCCTGTTTTGAGGCCAGGTCATCCGGGTTGGTTGCACCAGGCGTCTGGCAACAGGCGTCGCAGATGAATGGCCGCCACGCGTCGCGCAAGCGGTGCCTTACAGAACCCGGCTTATAGGTCAACTGGCTCACCTGCTCGGACCGCCACCTTTTGGCGGCCCTCCACGCTAGCCGATAGGGAATTGCAACTGCACCCGCGTGCCCCCGCCCGGGCTCGTGTAGTTCACCGTTGCGCCCAGGCTGTGGGCCATCGCCTTGACGATACGGCTGCCCAGTCCGGTCCCTTTGGGTGTACCGGTGCCGTTCCAGCCGATCCCGTCGTCTTCGACGCTGAGATCAACCACATCATCGGCGAGCCGCGCGAACAGGATGCGAACCTCGCCCTGCGCCTGGTCTGGATAGGCGTATTTGATAGCATTGGTGACCAGCTCGGTCACGATCACCCCCACAGACGCGGCCTTCTCGGTGGGAATGGAGACATTGTCTACTGTGAGACGAATGCGAGCGGCGTTGCCGGAAGCCTGCATTGTCGTTTCCAACTCGGCGGCCAGGCTCGATAGATAGTCGCTGATCTGCACAGAGCGGACATCGTCGGTGCTATAGAGGTGCCGGTGCACACCCGCGATGGCCTGAATACGGGCTTGGGTTTCAGCCAAGGCGTTCTTGGCTTCACCCTCGTTCATGGCATTGGCCTGAAGACCAACCAGCGAAGCCACCATCGCCAGACTGTTGGCGACGCGGTGGTTCACTTCCCCCAGCAGCATTTCGGCACGTTCCCGCGCCTCGCGCATGTCCTGCTCGGCCGCGGCCTTGGCGCGGTTAAGTTCGAGCAGGTCGACCGCTTGCGCGATCGCGGTCCCGAGCAACTCGAGGAAATCCGCGTCCACGGTCTTGAGCACATAGTCTGCCGCACCGGCCTTGAGCGCTGAGACTGCGACCGCCGTCTCCACTGTTCCGGTGACATAGACGACCGCCGGACGATCAGAGAGATGGTTCATCTGCTCGAGGACGTCCAGGCCCGTGCCTGTGGGCAGATAGTGGTCGAGCGCCACCACGTCGATGCCGCCGGCTCGTACTCGCTCCAATCCCTCTTCACCCGTGCCGGCATGCTCGAATGCATAGCCGCGCCGCTCCATCGCCTTCTGCACCAGACGGGCAAGGCCGAGATCGTCATCGATATAGAGCACACACGGTGCGGGATTCGGCATCGCTTACTCGGTTTCTGGAACCTGAATGACCGAGAAGAACAGGCCCAGCTGCCGGATGGCATTGGCGAAGCCTTCGTAGTCCACGGGCTTGGTGATATAGACGTTGGCGCCAAGATCATAGCAGCGCTGGATTTCCCGCTGATCGTCGGTCGTGGTCAGCACGACGACCGGCGAGCGCTTGGTATGTTCGTTGCCCTTGACCTTCTCGAGAATATCCACGCCGGTCATATCGGGCAGGTTGAGGTCCAGCAGCACCAGCAGCTGGCGACCCTGGTTGACCTCACCGGTGCCATCGGGCCCCATCAGATAGGCGAGGGCGGAGGTGCCGTCCGTGAAGGAGACGATCTCATTGCTCACGCCGGCGCGGCGGATGTTCTTTTCAATCAGTCGGGCATGGCCTTCGTCATCCTCGACCATGATGATGGTGACGGGCTTGATCGGGTTGCTCATTGCGTCCTGGTCCCCAGATAGCTGCGCAGGTCGCGCGGTAA from Devosia sp. RR2S18 includes:
- a CDS encoding response regulator, translating into MSNPIKPVTIIMVEDDEGHARLIEKNIRRAGVSNEIVSFTDGTSALAYLMGPDGTGEVNQGRQLLVLLDLNLPDMTGVDILEKVKGNEHTKRSPVVVLTTTDDQREIQRCYDLGANVYITKPVDYEGFANAIRQLGLFFSVIQVPETE
- a CDS encoding DnaJ family molecular chaperone, with product MPKDTHDMWRRLGDFVGSFTRRTGLAGSLADALDPDTWLPGGRDAAFTLALIALAAKMAVADGAVTASEERAFNATVEIAHGHEEQVERLFNLAKQDVAGYDAYARKIARFFADSPATLEHVLDSLFYIATADGLVHEAELDYVRSVSDIFGFDEARFEQLASQHVQLEAGVDPYAVLGLSHDADAAEIKRVYRVLVAEHHPDRLIAKGVPEDLIDVATDRMKAINLAYQALTKPNSPPLLTADTSSA
- a CDS encoding histidine kinase dimerization/phosphoacceptor domain -containing protein, with protein sequence MPNPAPCVLYIDDDLGLARLVQKAMERRGYAFEHAGTGEEGLERVRAGGIDVVALDHYLPTGTGLDVLEQMNHLSDRPAVVYVTGTVETAVAVSALKAGAADYVLKTVDADFLELLGTAIAQAVDLLELNRAKAAAEQDMREARERAEMLLGEVNHRVANSLAMVASLVGLQANAMNEGEAKNALAETQARIQAIAGVHRHLYSTDDVRSVQISDYLSSLAAELETTMQASGNAARIRLTVDNVSIPTEKAASVGVIVTELVTNAIKYAYPDQAQGEVRILFARLADDVVDLSVEDDGIGWNGTGTPKGTGLGSRIVKAMAHSLGATVNYTSPGGGTRVQLQFPIG